A genomic segment from Spinacia oleracea cultivar Varoflay chromosome 3, BTI_SOV_V1, whole genome shotgun sequence encodes:
- the LOC110779419 gene encoding uncharacterized protein isoform X2 — MALSFDGAMSLSFDGAMSLDDQLAVEFEGLEARESESIVDSSLPWEEQWAILDKEIEKHMSYRSELFPHWIAPYDIPPGRPNCCVLAYDDARKDEVTPVATDLVLPAYNKQNGTDYELVDCLDCVFTPHGKYILHCNFTAKPKEAPLKAGDFSTKLFFADIQQDPKGNLVPATYSMLDGGVNTKLGCELCPDVIAHPTSGPDEGLIFLKLRLSPFFMRTAKNTC, encoded by the exons ATGGCGTTATCTTTCGACGGTGCGATGTCGTTATCTTTCGACGGTGCGATGTCGTTGGACGATCAACTGGCGGTGGAATTCGAAGGACTTGAGGCCCG TGAAAGTGAAAGTATTGTTGATTCTTCGCTACCGTGGGAAGAGCAATGGGCCATACTTGATAAGGAAATTGAAAAACATATGTCCTA CCGTTCTGAGCTGTTTCCCCACTGGATTGCTCCGTATGATATCCCTCCTGGGCGCCCCAACTGCTGTGTCCTTGCTTACGATGATGCCCGTAAGGATGAAGTTACACCTGTAGCAACCGACCTCGTCTTGCCTGCCTATAACAAACAAAAT GGCACTGACTATGAACTTGTTGATTGTCTTGATTGTGTTTTTACTCCGCATGGGAAATATATTCTTCATTGCAACTTCACTGCCAAGCCTAAAGAAGCTCCCTTGAAGGCTGGTGATTTTTCCACTAAGTTGTTCTTTGCTGATATACAGCAGGATCCTAAGGGAAATTTGGTGCCTGCTACTTATTCTATGTTGGACGGTG GTGTGAATACCAAGCTCGGCTGTGAATTGTGTCCCGACGTGATTGCTCATCCAACCTCTGGACCTGATGAAGGGCTCATATTTTTAAAGCTCAGGCTCAGTCCTTTCTTTATGCGGACGGCCAAGAATACTTGTTGA
- the LOC110779419 gene encoding uncharacterized protein isoform X1: MALSFDGAMSLSFDGAMSLDDQLAVEFEGLEARSESESIVDSSLPWEEQWAILDKEIEKHMSYRSELFPHWIAPYDIPPGRPNCCVLAYDDARKDEVTPVATDLVLPAYNKQNGTDYELVDCLDCVFTPHGKYILHCNFTAKPKEAPLKAGDFSTKLFFADIQQDPKGNLVPATYSMLDGGVNTKLGCELCPDVIAHPTSGPDEGLIFLKLRLSPFFMRTAKNTC; this comes from the exons ATGGCGTTATCTTTCGACGGTGCGATGTCGTTATCTTTCGACGGTGCGATGTCGTTGGACGATCAACTGGCGGTGGAATTCGAAGGACTTGAGGCCCG CAGTGAAAGTGAAAGTATTGTTGATTCTTCGCTACCGTGGGAAGAGCAATGGGCCATACTTGATAAGGAAATTGAAAAACATATGTCCTA CCGTTCTGAGCTGTTTCCCCACTGGATTGCTCCGTATGATATCCCTCCTGGGCGCCCCAACTGCTGTGTCCTTGCTTACGATGATGCCCGTAAGGATGAAGTTACACCTGTAGCAACCGACCTCGTCTTGCCTGCCTATAACAAACAAAAT GGCACTGACTATGAACTTGTTGATTGTCTTGATTGTGTTTTTACTCCGCATGGGAAATATATTCTTCATTGCAACTTCACTGCCAAGCCTAAAGAAGCTCCCTTGAAGGCTGGTGATTTTTCCACTAAGTTGTTCTTTGCTGATATACAGCAGGATCCTAAGGGAAATTTGGTGCCTGCTACTTATTCTATGTTGGACGGTG GTGTGAATACCAAGCTCGGCTGTGAATTGTGTCCCGACGTGATTGCTCATCCAACCTCTGGACCTGATGAAGGGCTCATATTTTTAAAGCTCAGGCTCAGTCCTTTCTTTATGCGGACGGCCAAGAATACTTGTTGA